Part of the Alphaproteobacteria bacterium genome is shown below.
AGCCGGGCAGCCTGCAGCAGGCCTTCATCGACGAGCAGGCGGCGCAGTGCGGCTATTGCACCTCGGGCATGATCATGACCGCGCAGGCGCTGCTCGACCGCAATCCGAGCCCGACCGAAAGCGACGTGCGGGCCGCGCTCGACGGCAACCTCTGCCGTTGCGGCACCCACAACCGCGTGGTCCGCGCCGTGCTGCGCGCAGCGCAGGAGGCCTGAGCCATGAACAAGCCGCTGACGCCATCGACCGCGTTCTCGATCACCCGCCGCCAGCTGATGAAGCACACCGGATTCGTCGCCGTCGGCTTCTCGGCCCTGGGCAAGGTGGGCGGCTCCGCCCTCGCGGCGGAGGAGACTGCGCTGCCCGGCGACCTCGACAAGATCCGCAACCTCGGGTCGTGGATCAGGGTCAACGCCGACGGCACCGTCACCCTGATGGTCGGCAAGGTGGAGCTTGGGCAGGGCGTGCTGACCGCCGTGTCGCAGATCGCTGCCGACGAGCTCTATATCGACTTCGAGCGCCTGCAGGTGATCTCCGGCGACACCTGGGACACCCCCGACGAGGGCACCACCGCGGGCTCGCAGTCGATGCCGAACTGCGCCCCGGCCGTGCAGCAGGCCGCCGCCGAGGTGCGCCAGATCCTCCTCGACCTCGCGTCGGAGAAGCTGGGCCAGCCGGCCGAGGGCCTGACGATCGCCGACGGCACCATCGCGGCGGCCGACGGCGCGTCGATCACCTATTGGGAACTGGTCGACAACCTGAACCTGACGCGCGACGCCACCGGGACGGTGCAGCCGATGCCGATCGCCGAGCATCGCTACATCGGCCAGTCGATCCCGCGCGTCGACCTGCCGGCGAAGATGACCGGCGAGGCGATCTACGTGCAGGAGTATCGCGAGGACGGCATGGCCCATGGCCGGGTCATCCGGCCGCCGACCTATGCCGCCACCCTGGCCGCGATCGACACCGCGGCGGTCGAGGCGATGCCCGGCGTGCTGGCGGTGGTGCGCGACGGCAGCTTCCTCGGCGTGGTGGCCGAGCGCGAGCAGCAGGCCGACGCCGCCATGGAGGCGATCGCCGCCGCGGCACAGTGGAACGTCGAGAGCGTGCTGCCCGGCCACGACGGCATCTTCGACTGGCTGCAGGCCAACGTCGACGTGGTCAACGAATGGGTCAACGCCGGCACGCCGGGCACCGGCGCGGTCAAGACCATGGAGGCGACCTACTACCGGCCCTATCACATGCACGGTTCGATCGGCACCTCCTGCGCGGTGGCCAAGATGGGCGACGACGGCGTGATGACCGTGCGCACCCACAGCCAGAGCGTCTACGGCACCGCCCGCGCCATCGCCGCGATGCTGAGCATGGAAGAGGGCAAGGTGCGGCTGCTGCACACCCAGGGCTCCGGCTGCTACGGCCACAACATGGCCGATGACGCGGCGGCCGATGCGGCGCTGCTGGCCCGCGCTGTGCCGGGCCGTGCG
Proteins encoded:
- a CDS encoding molybdopterin cofactor-binding domain-containing protein — protein: MNKPLTPSTAFSITRRQLMKHTGFVAVGFSALGKVGGSALAAEETALPGDLDKIRNLGSWIRVNADGTVTLMVGKVELGQGVLTAVSQIAADELYIDFERLQVISGDTWDTPDEGTTAGSQSMPNCAPAVQQAAAEVRQILLDLASEKLGQPAEGLTIADGTIAAADGASITYWELVDNLNLTRDATGTVQPMPIAEHRYIGQSIPRVDLPAKMTGEAIYVQEYREDGMAHGRVIRPPTYAATLAAIDTAAVEAMPGVLAVVRDGSFLGVVAEREQQADAAMEAIAAAAQWNVESVLPGHDGIFDWLQANVDVVNEWVNAGTPGTGAVKTMEATYYRPYHMHGSIGTSCAVAKMGDDGVMTVRTHSQSVYGTARAIAAMLSMEEGKVRLLHTQGSGCYGHNMADDAAADAALLARAVPGRAVRLQYTREQEHRWEPYGSAMVNKLRAEVDAAGNVLDWNHDIYSTTHSTRPAGGDAGNLLSARYLATPFPTPEPGDGRGPNYSSGRNGEAKYVFPHQRMAVNFAKQMPLRVSATRGLGAFANVFAIESFMDELAHEAGVDPVEYRLRYLEDERARDVLLRAAEAFGWDSWQPGRNTGRGIGFAQYKNYATYCAVAMEVQVTPRNGRVRVTRAVAASDSGHMVNPDNIANQIEGGLIQSLSWALKEEVRFDDTRVLSEDWASYPILTFNEVPPVQVELIDRPGAPYLGTGEASQGPTAGALGNAVFSATGVRFRRLPLTPDRVLEGLRA